The following proteins come from a genomic window of Rubinisphaera margarita:
- a CDS encoding DUF6793 family protein, which translates to MPLYEIETNAHIMIGWAESEEQARAQAQEHYPDEDVLRINRRPRDLWVISKALLGFPEREARCDTARDCLARARGDKVHAIRLYMRETGADLHQAQRAVETNMSLGW; encoded by the coding sequence ATGCCGCTGTACGAGATCGAAACGAATGCTCACATCATGATCGGCTGGGCCGAATCAGAGGAGCAGGCCCGCGCGCAGGCGCAGGAACACTATCCGGACGAGGACGTCCTGCGGATCAACCGCCGCCCTCGCGATCTTTGGGTGATCTCCAAGGCTTTGCTCGGCTTTCCGGAGCGCGAAGCCCGCTGCGACACCGCCCGAGACTGTCTGGCCCGTGCCCGTGGCGACAAGGTCCATGCGATTCGGCTCTACATGCGGGAGACCGGTGCCGACCTTCATCAGGCCCAACGAGCCGTTGAAACCAACATGTCCCTCGGCTGGTAA
- a CDS encoding EF-hand domain-containing protein produces the protein MSLISRVVISSVLLFTAVATVELSVAEENEPSLFSQLDRNGDGFVVAEELDDSQRKYFERLLRIGDRNEDERIDAAEFGLATTDQQPVESSARPGGGQGRMFDSERMMTNFDRNGDGLIQFDELPEMVRERMEPLFRAAGKRELSLQDLQQARQRFQSGMQRPQMSMPSPSAAMTPSGPRSPAVERILDTLDRNRDQVLTTIEMELAPARLLALDRNRNGVLEPEELSGP, from the coding sequence ATGTCATTGATCTCTCGTGTCGTCATTTCTTCTGTCCTGCTCTTCACCGCCGTAGCCACCGTCGAGCTTTCGGTTGCCGAGGAGAACGAGCCCTCTCTGTTCAGCCAGCTCGACCGGAACGGAGATGGCTTCGTCGTCGCCGAGGAGCTCGATGATTCGCAGAGAAAGTACTTCGAGCGTCTGCTGCGGATTGGGGATCGCAACGAAGATGAACGTATCGATGCCGCGGAGTTCGGATTGGCGACCACGGATCAGCAGCCTGTGGAGTCGAGTGCGAGGCCGGGCGGCGGCCAGGGGCGGATGTTCGACAGCGAACGGATGATGACCAACTTCGATCGAAATGGCGACGGTCTGATTCAGTTTGACGAACTGCCCGAAATGGTTCGTGAACGCATGGAACCACTGTTCCGAGCTGCGGGAAAACGGGAGTTGAGTCTGCAGGACCTCCAGCAGGCGCGCCAGCGCTTCCAGTCCGGTATGCAGAGACCACAGATGTCGATGCCGTCTCCTTCTGCCGCTATGACGCCCTCAGGGCCTCGTTCGCCGGCGGTGGAGCGAATCCTGGACACCCTCGACCGCAATCGGGATCAGGTGCTGACGACGATTGAAATGGAACTGGCGCCGGCTCGACTGCTCGCTCTGGATCGCAACCGCAACGGCGTGCTCGAGCCCGAAGAGCTCAGCGGGCCGTAA
- a CDS encoding YqgE/AlgH family protein, which produces MRDTLRGQFLLATKHLHDPNFFRSAVLLLEHNHEGAMGVIINRPSSVNLSHALVGHFDVPPNESVIYVGGPVEPSALSMLHGDAAWGEDDLAVVPGVYVGGSAEAFEEVVINSTSTGCNVPFRIFSGYAGWGSGQLESEINRGDWFTLQARSEFVFSDQPYDIWDELIREFHRQHRMLPIPADKAEWN; this is translated from the coding sequence ATGCGAGACACACTGCGAGGTCAATTTCTGCTGGCGACCAAGCATCTGCACGATCCCAACTTCTTTCGCTCAGCGGTCCTGCTTCTGGAACACAATCACGAAGGCGCCATGGGCGTCATTATCAATCGCCCCTCGTCCGTGAATCTCTCTCACGCTCTCGTGGGCCATTTCGATGTCCCCCCCAATGAGAGCGTAATTTACGTCGGCGGTCCGGTCGAACCATCGGCTCTCAGCATGCTGCATGGCGATGCCGCCTGGGGAGAAGACGATCTGGCTGTTGTCCCCGGCGTCTATGTCGGCGGCAGTGCCGAGGCCTTTGAAGAAGTGGTCATCAATTCCACGAGCACCGGCTGCAATGTGCCGTTCCGGATCTTCTCCGGCTACGCAGGCTGGGGCAGCGGTCAGCTCGAAAGTGAGATCAACCGGGGCGACTGGTTCACACTCCAGGCTCGTTCCGAGTTTGTGTTCTCCGACCAGCCTTACGACATCTGGGATGAACTGATTCGGGAATTCCATCGTCAGCACCGCATGCTGCCTATTCCAGCCGATAAAGCGGAATGGAACTGA
- a CDS encoding tetratricopeptide repeat protein, with protein MRSRSRVNVSLLVLLLMLSLADCCQAQEPEDAKQPQILVLDTTASVFNEADNSEEYRFYRGDVIDFTRKTDDRYYTVDPDGWMPASGVIELDNALQALSGRGRRRRNDPDTQANRALVLMAEGKLDEAEKNADQLLTNVPDHVAGLITRALIHLEQADYEKAQPDLEKAFRRDASNVQTILLLIRCERAKENYQFIVDFLQTVPVDVDADPDLLIERAYCEWMVLKSEEALASIDRAIELGTKRADAWHTRGNILMSIGRLEEAVETFTLAIERNPEAINSYYFRADCLGQLGEYGPAIDDYTRLLEADSSDHSARIARGRLYRTVNETQLAREDFDYVATNAEDKVVVAEATFLRGLTAEDSGNAEEAFKDYSRSIELDPTQAAPLRERGRLNFSFNDPTAAEKDLLQAIEIDSEDSLALRFLGDLYRLQERSEDSLEAYTDAIEIDPDDAVAWNNRGIVHEMLNQPEDAIENYEIALTLRPGDTTFATNLAALHRNRGEHDQADRRLAEVIEAFQGEDQSPLAEIYYHRGENARFAQKLEQAVEFYREAIQLNGQHANAHNSCGICLDQLGQSSEAIDCYNAALKLSPGSAVILVNRGDAFRNSGELQAALDDYDEAVRQSSDYTIAYNQRGLLYLNVSNYELAARDFRKALELNPEYTLARANLADTLRYDQKLVDAIAEYSLALVAAPLNVSLLYGRGECYRQLNRRAEAEAAYRTALAQDNNYDLAWVGLGELYEEGDQLAGAVDFYTRAIEITPDYLWALYRRGFCLSLLNRDEECITDFDRVLELNPDHLNARLFRANSYRDLEQFEKALPDYERALQVDDEYVYMFLGRGLCFEMMEQYGAAIDDYSKVIELEPTMSGGFTDRARLHASVTDPSIFNPKQALRDAKKACTLTENNDPIALEALAMAHAAGGEFDSAAELQKQAIRLAEERGTYNNQYLREANERLKLYTKRKPYVLATRSKDTRETPKTSPGKPATKPSATRRRGSEGLTGGAGSLFGSSALPKDKEPEAPAPPAEDSEIPAPPAL; from the coding sequence ATGAGATCACGCAGCCGCGTCAACGTCTCACTTCTCGTGCTTCTACTGATGTTGAGCCTCGCTGACTGCTGTCAGGCGCAGGAACCTGAAGACGCGAAGCAACCGCAGATCCTCGTGCTCGATACGACGGCCTCTGTCTTCAACGAAGCCGACAATTCCGAGGAGTACCGCTTCTACCGGGGCGACGTCATTGACTTCACTCGCAAGACAGACGATCGCTACTACACCGTCGACCCCGACGGCTGGATGCCGGCCAGTGGAGTGATCGAACTCGACAATGCGCTGCAGGCGCTTTCTGGTCGTGGGCGTCGTCGCCGCAACGATCCCGATACCCAGGCCAACCGCGCACTGGTTCTCATGGCTGAGGGCAAACTCGACGAGGCCGAAAAAAATGCCGACCAGCTGCTGACAAACGTTCCGGATCACGTTGCGGGCCTGATCACACGCGCCCTCATTCACCTCGAACAGGCGGATTACGAAAAAGCACAACCCGATCTCGAAAAGGCGTTCCGCAGAGACGCCTCGAACGTGCAGACCATCCTGCTGCTTATTCGCTGCGAACGCGCGAAAGAGAACTACCAGTTCATCGTCGATTTTCTTCAAACCGTTCCGGTGGATGTCGACGCGGATCCCGATCTGCTGATCGAGCGGGCCTATTGCGAATGGATGGTCCTGAAAAGTGAAGAAGCGCTCGCGAGCATCGACAGGGCCATTGAACTTGGCACAAAGCGCGCGGATGCCTGGCACACTCGCGGCAACATCCTGATGTCCATCGGCCGACTTGAAGAAGCGGTCGAGACCTTCACACTTGCGATCGAACGCAATCCCGAGGCGATCAACTCCTACTACTTCAGAGCCGACTGTCTCGGGCAGCTCGGCGAGTACGGTCCTGCAATCGATGACTACACGCGACTGCTTGAGGCAGACAGCAGTGATCACTCCGCTCGAATCGCCCGAGGCCGGCTGTATCGCACCGTCAACGAGACGCAACTCGCCCGGGAAGACTTCGATTACGTCGCCACGAACGCTGAGGACAAAGTCGTCGTTGCCGAGGCGACTTTTCTTCGCGGCCTGACTGCTGAAGATTCCGGCAATGCCGAAGAGGCATTCAAGGATTACAGCCGCAGTATCGAGCTGGATCCCACCCAGGCGGCTCCGCTGCGCGAACGGGGGCGGTTGAACTTTTCCTTCAACGATCCCACGGCTGCCGAAAAGGATCTGTTGCAGGCGATCGAAATCGATTCCGAAGACAGTCTCGCCCTGCGGTTTCTCGGCGATCTTTATCGACTTCAGGAACGATCGGAAGACTCGCTCGAAGCCTATACCGATGCAATCGAGATTGACCCCGATGACGCGGTCGCCTGGAACAACCGCGGCATCGTGCACGAGATGCTGAATCAGCCCGAAGACGCGATCGAGAACTACGAAATCGCACTGACACTCCGTCCCGGCGACACAACATTCGCGACGAACCTGGCTGCTTTGCATCGCAACCGTGGAGAGCACGACCAGGCCGACCGTCGACTCGCGGAGGTCATCGAAGCCTTTCAGGGTGAAGACCAGAGTCCCCTGGCCGAGATCTATTATCATCGGGGAGAGAACGCCCGTTTCGCTCAGAAGCTTGAACAGGCCGTCGAGTTTTATCGAGAAGCCATTCAGCTGAACGGGCAGCACGCCAACGCTCACAACTCTTGCGGGATCTGCCTGGATCAACTGGGGCAATCCAGTGAGGCGATCGATTGCTACAACGCGGCTCTGAAACTCAGCCCGGGATCAGCGGTGATTCTCGTCAACCGCGGGGACGCATTCCGCAACAGCGGGGAATTACAGGCCGCACTCGACGACTACGATGAAGCCGTCCGACAGAGCAGTGACTACACCATCGCTTACAACCAGCGAGGCCTGCTTTATCTGAACGTGAGTAACTATGAACTTGCCGCCCGGGATTTCCGGAAGGCGCTGGAGTTGAACCCCGAATACACACTCGCGCGGGCCAATCTTGCCGATACGCTGCGGTACGACCAGAAACTGGTCGACGCGATCGCCGAGTATTCGCTGGCTCTGGTCGCCGCCCCACTGAATGTCTCCCTGCTTTACGGACGGGGCGAATGCTACCGTCAGCTGAACCGGCGAGCAGAAGCCGAGGCCGCTTACAGAACAGCCCTGGCTCAGGACAACAACTACGATCTGGCCTGGGTTGGACTGGGAGAACTTTACGAAGAGGGCGACCAGCTGGCGGGGGCGGTCGACTTCTACACTCGGGCCATTGAGATTACGCCCGATTATCTGTGGGCCCTCTACCGGCGTGGATTCTGTTTGTCGCTCCTTAATCGCGATGAAGAATGCATCACCGATTTCGATCGTGTCCTCGAACTCAATCCCGATCACCTCAACGCCCGACTCTTCCGCGCCAATTCCTACCGCGATCTGGAACAGTTTGAGAAGGCACTGCCAGACTACGAACGGGCTCTGCAGGTCGATGACGAATATGTTTACATGTTTCTCGGGCGAGGACTTTGCTTCGAGATGATGGAACAGTACGGGGCGGCCATCGACGATTACTCGAAAGTGATCGAACTCGAACCGACGATGTCGGGCGGCTTCACCGATCGGGCCCGTTTGCACGCCTCCGTGACCGATCCGTCCATCTTCAATCCGAAGCAGGCTCTCCGTGATGCGAAGAAAGCCTGCACGCTCACGGAGAACAACGATCCGATCGCGCTGGAAGCTCTGGCGATGGCCCACGCGGCTGGCGGAGAATTTGACAGCGCCGCTGAGTTGCAGAAGCAGGCGATTCGACTCGCCGAAGAGCGGGGGACCTACAACAACCAATATCTCCGCGAAGCCAACGAGCGCCTCAAGCTGTACACGAAACGCAAACCGTACGTGCTGGCGACCAGAAGTAAGGACACCCGAGAGACGCCGAAAACGTCGCCGGGAAAACCCGCGACTAAACCTTCTGCAACACGTCGTCGTGGCTCAGAAGGCCTGACCGGCGGTGCGGGGTCCCTGTTCGGATCGTCTGCTCTCCCGAAGGACAAGGAGCCGGAAGCCCCCGCTCCACCTGCGGAAGACAGCGAAATTCCAGCCCCACCCGCTCTGTAA
- a CDS encoding small basic protein, producing MSLDNSLKASSKMRRSRNVLKRGERIAFLQGEDRWVAGQSPVGLPKVRVMKTVIGKKKKKTKKED from the coding sequence ATGTCACTGGATAACAGCCTGAAAGCCAGCAGCAAGATGCGGCGTTCTCGTAACGTGCTCAAGCGCGGCGAGCGGATCGCATTCCTTCAGGGCGAAGACCGTTGGGTCGCAGGCCAGAGCCCTGTTGGCCTGCCGAAGGTCCGCGTCATGAAGACCGTGATCGGCAAGAAGAAGAAAAAGACCAAGAAGGAAGACTAG
- the pyrE gene encoding orotate phosphoribosyltransferase, which produces MPNLTRLKELFHERALKFGDFTLASGRKAKYYLDGKQVTLHAEGLRLVSLGFWELLEEFDFDAIGGMSIGADPIVGGMLTVAAEANRDVVGFMIRKESKGHGTNKYVEGPVKPGMKVVIVEDVVTTGGSALLAVDRIQDFGCEVIAVAGIVDRLEGGAAAFAERNLPHRTLLTIRDFGIEPPTE; this is translated from the coding sequence ATGCCCAATCTGACCCGTTTGAAAGAATTGTTTCACGAACGAGCCCTCAAATTCGGCGACTTCACCCTCGCTTCCGGACGGAAGGCGAAATATTACCTCGATGGCAAGCAGGTCACTCTGCACGCTGAGGGGCTGCGGCTCGTTTCCCTCGGATTCTGGGAACTGCTGGAAGAGTTCGATTTCGACGCCATTGGCGGGATGTCGATCGGAGCCGATCCGATTGTTGGCGGCATGCTGACCGTAGCCGCGGAAGCGAACCGGGATGTCGTGGGCTTCATGATTCGGAAGGAATCGAAGGGGCACGGCACGAATAAATATGTCGAAGGGCCGGTTAAGCCCGGGATGAAAGTCGTTATCGTGGAAGACGTTGTGACGACCGGAGGCAGTGCCCTGCTGGCCGTGGACCGGATCCAGGATTTCGGCTGTGAAGTCATTGCGGTGGCGGGAATTGTCGACCGGCTCGAAGGCGGAGCAGCTGCGTTTGCTGAACGGAACCTGCCGCATCGAACCCTGCTGACGATCCGAGACTTCGGCATCGAGCCCCCGACGGAGTAG
- a CDS encoding prenyltransferase/squalene oxidase repeat-containing protein — protein sequence MELTRRRALMAMGLLAAGGPSAFAKRQDPKVKLAVTRALDYLVRDQKRQGYWEANGGQYRVAMTALSGMALLCEGSTTTRGKYAKTVRTAVDYLVDMSQPNGLIGYEKDYHYTYGHGFSMLFLSQVLGEEEGAERRKNLLRVLKNAVAFSGYAQTSRGGWGYVSAKDGGDFDEGSTCITQVQGLRACRNAGIPVPKEIIDQAKQYIKDCTTDKGGVQYSIRGGGERPPITAAAVAAMYSAGEYEESDHVTKMLEFCKDNIWPSPSGNTNYFGHWHYTHYYYAQVMYRDPDLWTRYFDDISRQILPKQNASGAWKEGHIGDVYTTAINATILQLDNGYVPIYQR from the coding sequence ATGGAATTGACGCGACGACGCGCACTGATGGCAATGGGACTGCTCGCCGCCGGCGGTCCGTCCGCCTTCGCCAAACGACAGGACCCCAAAGTCAAACTGGCCGTCACACGGGCACTCGACTATCTGGTCCGTGACCAAAAACGGCAGGGCTACTGGGAAGCCAACGGCGGCCAGTATCGCGTCGCCATGACCGCCCTGTCCGGCATGGCTCTCCTCTGCGAAGGCTCGACCACGACTCGCGGCAAGTACGCGAAAACCGTCCGCACGGCTGTCGACTATCTCGTCGACATGTCGCAGCCCAATGGGCTCATCGGCTACGAAAAGGACTACCACTACACCTACGGGCACGGCTTCTCGATGCTCTTTCTTTCCCAGGTGCTCGGTGAAGAAGAAGGAGCCGAGCGACGGAAGAACCTCCTGAGAGTCCTCAAGAACGCGGTCGCCTTCAGCGGCTACGCCCAGACCAGTCGAGGCGGCTGGGGCTACGTTTCCGCTAAAGACGGAGGCGATTTCGACGAAGGTTCCACCTGTATCACGCAGGTTCAGGGGCTTCGCGCCTGTCGCAACGCCGGGATCCCGGTGCCAAAGGAGATCATCGACCAGGCCAAGCAGTACATCAAAGATTGCACCACCGATAAAGGGGGCGTGCAGTACAGCATCCGCGGCGGGGGAGAGCGGCCGCCAATCACCGCAGCCGCGGTCGCAGCCATGTACAGCGCCGGCGAATACGAAGAATCGGACCATGTCACCAAGATGCTCGAGTTCTGCAAGGACAACATCTGGCCGAGCCCGAGCGGCAACACCAACTACTTCGGCCACTGGCATTACACGCACTACTATTATGCTCAGGTGATGTACCGCGATCCGGACCTCTGGACACGCTACTTCGACGACATCTCCCGCCAGATTCTCCCCAAGCAGAACGCCTCGGGAGCCTGGAAAGAAGGGCACATCGGCGACGTCTACACGACCGCCATCAACGCCACGATCCTCCAGCTCGACAATGGTTACGTCCCGATTTATCAGCGATAA
- a CDS encoding cytochrome C oxidase subunit IV family protein has translation MQQNDPHHVNYGKIFLGLCGLTLLSVLIDVAAMPSWEVIVALLVLAVAAAKAGLVMLYFMHLKFERAWKYALLAPTIILSIGMILALFPDISLHYYPLDVPQVD, from the coding sequence ATGCAGCAGAACGACCCTCATCACGTGAATTACGGCAAGATTTTCCTCGGACTGTGCGGGCTGACCCTGCTGTCGGTGCTGATTGACGTGGCGGCAATGCCATCGTGGGAAGTGATTGTCGCCCTGCTCGTGCTGGCCGTGGCGGCTGCCAAGGCCGGGCTCGTGATGCTCTATTTCATGCATCTGAAGTTCGAGCGGGCCTGGAAATACGCCCTGCTGGCACCGACGATCATCCTCTCGATCGGCATGATCCTGGCCCTGTTTCCGGATATCTCCCTGCATTACTACCCGCTGGATGTGCCTCAGGTCGACTGA
- a CDS encoding DUF420 domain-containing protein yields the protein MRRTIGGILWLLVGVSLLVMWFTPARPNVGQLNDASTIEMISEVELEQREVASFSLTERSGETVTKQDLLGQPWVVNFIFTRCVMSCPGNTKAMMELAENCEDTDVKLVTITVDPEHDTPERLQDYSEIYGADPEQWLFLTGEKDEIHDLIRNSFLQAVEERTGKDRLLGFEFAHTDRVMHINEEGLIVGQYLATDPVSMATLARVLHGEMETPEKNEFLVPKAASGDLPAEAGTSTAADADVPGEDVEQVEAAEPVVPGWLKTLPAVNASLNGLATVLLVIGFILIKQKKVQAHKTTMLTAFGVSAVFLACYLTYHFGLQAYTGESSKSFPDLGFIRQVYLVILISHILLAVTVPVLAGMTIYLGLRGRIERHRTIARITFPIWLYVSVTGVIIYFMLYHLAGVA from the coding sequence ATGCGTCGCACGATCGGCGGCATTCTCTGGCTGCTGGTTGGTGTTTCCCTCCTCGTGATGTGGTTCACCCCGGCTCGCCCGAATGTCGGACAACTGAACGATGCTTCGACGATTGAGATGATCTCTGAGGTCGAGCTCGAACAGCGCGAGGTCGCCAGCTTTTCGCTGACCGAACGCAGCGGCGAAACGGTGACGAAACAGGACCTGCTTGGCCAGCCGTGGGTGGTGAACTTCATCTTCACCCGCTGCGTGATGTCCTGCCCCGGCAACACCAAAGCGATGATGGAGCTGGCCGAGAACTGCGAAGACACCGACGTAAAGCTCGTCACGATCACGGTCGATCCGGAACACGATACCCCCGAACGGCTGCAGGATTACTCGGAAATCTACGGAGCAGACCCCGAACAGTGGCTCTTCCTCACTGGGGAAAAGGACGAGATTCACGACCTGATCCGCAACAGCTTTCTGCAGGCGGTGGAAGAACGAACCGGTAAAGACCGGCTGCTCGGCTTCGAGTTCGCCCACACCGACCGGGTGATGCACATCAACGAAGAGGGCCTGATCGTCGGCCAGTACCTGGCGACTGATCCGGTTTCGATGGCGACCCTGGCTCGCGTGCTCCACGGGGAAATGGAGACGCCGGAGAAGAACGAATTCCTCGTCCCCAAAGCCGCCTCCGGAGACCTTCCTGCAGAAGCCGGCACCTCGACAGCAGCAGACGCAGACGTGCCAGGTGAAGACGTCGAACAGGTTGAAGCCGCCGAGCCGGTCGTCCCCGGCTGGCTGAAAACACTCCCGGCAGTCAACGCGAGCCTCAATGGGTTGGCGACGGTGCTGCTCGTGATCGGGTTCATTCTGATCAAGCAGAAAAAGGTTCAGGCTCACAAGACAACCATGCTGACCGCCTTCGGCGTCTCGGCTGTCTTTCTCGCCTGTTATCTGACCTACCATTTCGGCCTGCAGGCGTATACGGGGGAATCGTCGAAGAGTTTTCCCGACCTGGGATTCATCCGGCAGGTGTATCTGGTGATCCTGATCAGTCATATCCTGCTCGCGGTGACCGTGCCGGTTCTGGCGGGAATGACGATTTATCTGGGCCTTCGCGGCCGGATCGAACGACATCGCACGATCGCTCGAATCACGTTCCCTATCTGGTTGTATGTGTCCGTCACTGGCGTCATAATCTATTTCATGCTGTACCATCTGGCGGGAGTCGCCTGA
- a CDS encoding trans-sulfuration enzyme family protein, which produces MSEEYSKYGFSTRAVHSGVNKDSLYNSCTTPIYTSSTYYWNDLTTNSGYDYTRSANPTRKALEENIASLEGGVGAQATATGMAAITTVMHLFVPGDHIIAGNDIYGGTYRLFADVFTKMGLRFSFVDMGNADAVREAITPDTKCIWIETPSNPLLNVVDIEAVTAVARERRLLTIADNTFLSPYLQRPFEMGVDIIVHSTTKYLNGHSDVVGGCVVSKTKEHADKVAYIVNALGLGCSPFDAFLVLRGVKSLGPRMEAHQKGAMAVARMLDGHANVEKVYYPGLESHPDHELAKRQQKGFGGMVSFDIKGGRPAAEKLFARTKLFQLAESLGGIESLIEYPETMSHASMTAQARLAAGISEKTIRISVGIEDPQDLVADLKQALEG; this is translated from the coding sequence ATGTCCGAAGAGTATTCGAAGTACGGTTTCTCGACCCGCGCTGTCCACTCCGGCGTCAACAAAGACTCCCTCTACAACAGCTGCACTACGCCGATCTACACCTCGTCGACGTACTACTGGAACGACCTGACGACCAACAGCGGCTACGACTACACCCGCAGCGCCAACCCGACCCGCAAAGCTCTCGAAGAGAACATTGCCTCCCTCGAAGGGGGCGTCGGTGCCCAGGCAACGGCTACCGGCATGGCGGCCATCACCACGGTGATGCATTTGTTCGTCCCGGGTGATCACATCATCGCCGGCAACGACATTTATGGTGGCACCTACCGTCTGTTCGCCGATGTCTTCACCAAGATGGGGCTTCGCTTTTCCTTCGTCGACATGGGCAACGCCGACGCCGTCCGTGAAGCGATCACCCCGGATACCAAGTGCATCTGGATTGAAACGCCGAGCAACCCACTCCTGAATGTGGTCGACATTGAAGCGGTGACCGCCGTCGCCCGCGAACGCCGGCTGCTCACCATTGCCGACAATACCTTCCTGTCGCCGTATCTGCAGCGCCCCTTCGAGATGGGCGTCGATATCATCGTCCACTCGACCACGAAGTACCTAAACGGTCACTCCGATGTCGTCGGCGGCTGCGTCGTCTCCAAGACCAAAGAACACGCCGACAAGGTTGCCTACATCGTCAACGCACTCGGCCTTGGCTGTTCGCCGTTCGATGCGTTTCTCGTCCTGCGTGGCGTAAAGTCGCTCGGCCCCCGCATGGAAGCCCATCAGAAAGGCGCCATGGCCGTCGCCCGAATGTTGGACGGACATGCGAACGTCGAAAAGGTCTACTACCCGGGCCTCGAATCGCATCCGGATCACGAGCTCGCCAAGCGTCAGCAGAAGGGCTTTGGCGGCATGGTCAGCTTCGACATCAAAGGGGGCCGCCCGGCTGCCGAGAAGCTCTTCGCCCGCACGAAGCTGTTCCAGCTGGCCGAATCGCTTGGCGGGATTGAATCGCTGATCGAATACCCGGAAACGATGAGCCACGCCTCAATGACCGCCCAGGCCCGCCTTGCGGCCGGCATCAGCGAGAAAACGATCCGCATCTCCGTCGGCATCGAAGACCCGCAAGACCTCGTCGCCGACCTGAAGCAGGCCCTCGAAGGCTAA